TAAGACAGGCCATCGAGCAATATGTCACCCTTTGCCCCTATGCCCCGGCGCGGGGCGAGCCGCTGTTCCGGGGCGCGCGGGGCGGGCCGCTTTCCCCCGCTCTCATCCGGCGGGCGGTGCAGGGCGCGCGCGGGAGGCTGGGCCTGCCGGAGCGCACGACACCCCATGCGCTACGGCACAGCTTCGCCACGCATCTGCTGGGCCGGGGCGCAGACCTGCGCTCGTTACAGGAATTGCTGGGCCATGCCAGCCTGTCCTCGACGCAGGTCTATACGCAGGTCGATGCGGCGCATCTGCTGGACGTTTATCGGAATGCCCATCCGCGCGCTTAATTTGACATGGATCAATGACAAGGGCCGCAGGCACGGCAAGCTGAATCCTTTTTCAGCGGAAGGAACGAGCCGATGACCAGCGCCCCGCCGCCAACCCCCTATGAGCATATCGGCAGCGAACCCGTCGTGCGCGCGATTGTCGACCATTTCTACGACCTGCTGGAAACCGATCCCAACTTTGCCGGTCTGCGGGCGCTTCATGCGGCGGACCTTGGTCCTGTCCGTCACGGACTGACGCGTTTCCTGGTGGGTTGGCTGGGCGGGCCGCGCGACTGGTTCGAGCGCGGCACATGCGTGATGTCGCTGCATCGCGCCTTTCCGATCACGCCGGCCCTCGCGGATCAATGGTCGCTCGCCATGGCCTGCGCCATCGCGGCGCAGGAGAAGATGGATCGGGCCATGGGCGACGCGATGGCGGAGGCGCTCGGCCATATGGCGGGCGGCATGGTCAATGCCGCCCTTGAGGATAGCGAGGCCAGCTGACCGGCGAGAACATGCAAGACATCAAAAGGCCATAATTTGTCTTCAGCCTCGGCGCCGATCCATGGGTGATCGGAGAAAAACGCGATGGTTTTTCATCTCATTCTCGCGCTGCAAGGCACCGGTTCGGTCGATGCGCCGGCCATTCCGCCTGATTTCGACCTTCAGCATGTCAAAGCATCGGAAGACAGCGCCATCATCGTGACCGGCCGCCGGACCAGCCAGAGGATAGAGCGCGCGCCCGTTAGCGAAGAGCCGCCGCTGGGCCGCGCGGAGGTCGGCCTGTTCGGCAAGGCGCGCGCCGATGTGCATGTGGAAAGTCACAGCCTGGCGGGCGGCGCGATTTCCAACCGCGTGATGGTGGGCATCAAGATGCCCTTCTGACCGCCGTCAGCCGCGCGGCTTCCAGGTGGCGAGACGCCAGAGATAGAGGATGATCGCGCCGATCACGCAGGCAGTGGCCGCCGGTCCCACATATTTGTCGATGTCGCGGAAATTCTGGCCCAGCACATATCCGGCATAGGCCAGGACGATGTTCCAGATCAGCGCGCCGCCGGTGGTCCAGAGCAGGAATTTCACATGCCCCATGCGAAACAGCCCCGCAGGCAGGGAGATCATCGTGCGGAAGGCGGGCATGAAGCGGAAGATGAAGACGACGATCTGGCCGTATTTGCCGAACAGGCGGTCGAGCGCCTCCACATCCTTCCATTCCAGCGTCGCCCAGCGGCCATAGCGGTCCACCAGCGGCTTCAATCGCCCGAATCCGAGAATATGGCCGACCAGATACCAGAAATAATTGCCGACCGTGGTGCCGATGGTGCCCGCGAGCAGCAGCCACTCCATCTCCATCCGCCCCTGCCCGACACGGATGCCGCCGATCCCCATGATGAGTTCGGACGGCACGGGCGGAAAGACATTCTCCAGCACCATCAGCAGAAAAATGCCCCAATAACCGCCCGCATCGATCAGGCGCAGGACGAAATCGGTCATGCCTTGAAACGCCGTTCCGTCATGCCGCCGCCCGCGCGGCAAGGCGCGCGTCGATCGCGTCCCAGATCATGCCGCCCGTGTCGGTGCCGTTGAAGGCGTCGATGGAGACGATGCCCGTGGGCGATGTCACGTTGATCTCCGTCAGCCATTCCCCGCCGATCACGTCGATGCCTACGAACAGCAGCCCCCGGCGCTTCAGTTCCGGGCCGAGCGCGGCGCAGATTTCCTCTTCCTTCCCGGTAAGCTGCGTCTTCGCCGCCGATCCGCCGACCGCGAGATTGGATCGGATCTCGCCCGCGCCGGGAATGCGGTTGACCGCGCCCGCCACTTCGCCATCGACCAGGACGATGCGCTTGTCGCCCTTCGCGACGCCGGGGATGAAAGCCTGGACCATGAAGGGTTCGACCCATGAGGATTTGAACAGTTCCACCAGCGCCGACAGATTCGCGCCCGACTGCCCGACATGAAAGACGGCGTTGCCCGCATTGCCGTAGAGCGGCTTCACCACGATCTCGCCATGCCGGGCGAGGAAGCTCCTCACCTCCTCCAGGTCGCGGGTAATCATGGTGGGCGGCATGAAGCGCGCATAGTCGAGCACGAACAGCTTTTCCGGCGCATCGCGAACGGCGGCGGGATCGTTCACCACCAGCGTTTCGGCCTGCACCCGTTCCAGCAGATGCGTGGCGGTGATGTAGGAAAGGTCGAAGGGCGGGTCCTGCCGCATCAGCACCACGTCCACGTCGCGGCCAAGGTCCAGCATTTCCGGTTCGCCGAAGATGAAGTGATCGCCCGCGACCTTCTGCACGCGCACGGGACGCGCCTTCGCCAGCACGCGGCCTTCGCGATAGGTGAGGTCGGGCGCGAGATAATGGTAGAGCCTGTGTCCCCGCTCCCGCGCGGCGAGCATGATGTGGAAGGTCGAGTCCCCTTCGATATTGATCCCTTCCATCGGGTCCATCTGCACGGCGACGGTGAGCGGGTTCAACTGGGTCATGTTCGTCCTTCTCGTTGCGTGCGGCGGGGAGCGCGGTCAGCCCCCATGCCAGACATTCGCCAGATGGCGCGGCGGACGCCCCGGCGCAAGGAGCATCACGTCGATTCGCATGTCGTCTCCGGGTTTCGCATGGTCGTGGAACAGGATTTCCGCCGCCGCCGCGACGCGGGACAGGCGGCGCTCGTCGATGGCGAGGTCGAGATCGGCGTCGGTGGCACGGGCCTTCACCTCGACGAAGGCGATCATGGTCCCGCGTCTGGCGACAAGGTCCACCTCGCCCGCGGGCGTCCGCGCTCGGCGGGCCAGGATTTGCCAGCCCTTGAGGCGCAGCCACCATGCGGCGATGCGCTCCGCCTGCCGTCCGCGCTTTTCGGCCGCCTGTTTCCTCACCCCTTGAGTTCCATCGCGCGGGCGTAGAGGGCGCGGCGGTCGAGGCCGAGCTTCTTCGCCACCTCCCCCGCCGCCTTGGAAACGGGAAGGCGCGCCATGGCGTCGAGCAGGGCGGCGTCGGCATCTTCCCCGCTGGCGGGCGGCGCTTCGCCGGGCGGACCGACGATGACGACGATCTCGCCCCTGGGCGGCGCGTCGGCATAGCGGGCGGAGAGTTGCGTGAGGGTGCCGGTCGCGGTTTCCTCGAAAGCCTTGCTGATCTCGCGGCTGACGGCGGCTTCCCGGTCGCCCAGCCCCTCCGCCATGGCGGCAAGGCTGTCGGACAGGCGCGGGCCGCTTTCGTAGAAGATGAGCGTGGCGCGCAGGGCGACGACTTCGGCCAGCGCATCGGCACGCGCCTTCGCCTTGGCGGGGAGGAAGCCCATGAAGAGGAAGCGGTCAGTCGGCAGGCCCGACAGCGTGAGCGCCGCTATCGCCGCACTGGGTCCGGGCAGCGTCGTGATCCGCCGTCCCGCCGCGCGCGCATCGCGCACCAGCTTGTAGCCGGGGTCGGAGATGAGCGGCGTCCCCGCGTCCGACAGCAGCGCGACCGATTCGCCCGCCATACGCTCGATCAGGCGGGCGCGGACGCCCTCCGCGCTATGGTCGTGATAGGGGATCATCGGCCGTTCCGACCCCGCATGGCGCAGCAGGCGCGCGCTGACCCGTGTATCCTCCACGGCGATCACATCGGCGCGGCGCAATATCTCCGCCGCGCGCGGCGTCAGGTCTCCAAGGTTGCCGATGGGACCGGCCACGATATAAAGACCGGGTTCAAGCCCCGAATGTTGAGTTTCCATAAGGACATCAAATGACAGAGACGGATGCCCCCCGGCAAGCGGACATATGGACCGCCACGAAGCGCGGCGCGCGCATTCTCTTCGCGGCCGGCACGCTGTTGCTCGCCGCCTGTCAGTCCATCGTGCCCAAGGGGCAGCAGCCCGCCCCTCCGCCGCCGCCGACCGGGCCGGACGTGACGCAGGGCCTGCCCACCGATACGGAGCGGCATCGCGTCGCCCTGCTGGTGCCGATGAGCGGCACCAATGCCGGGGTCGGCCAGTCCATCGCCAATGCGACCACGCTGGCGCTGCTGGATACGAAGGCCGACAAGCTGCGCATCACCACCTATGACACCAATCTCGGCGCGGCGGCGGCGGTCAACAAGGCGCTGGCCGATGGCAACCGCCTGATCCTGGGGCCGCTGCTGGCGGACGATGCGCGGGTGATCGGTCCCATCGCCGCGCGGGCCAACGTACCCGTCATCAGCTTTTCCAACGATGTGAGCGTCGCGGGCAAGGGCACCTATATTCTGGGCTACAACCCCAACCAGTCGATCGAGCGGGTGATCGGCTTCGCGCGGGAAAAGGGCCTGTCGCGCTTTGCCGGGCTGGTGCCCAAGGGCGTCTATGGCGAGCGCGCGGGGACGGCGATGCTGCGGGCGGTCGAACAGGCGGGCGGCAATGTCGTGGCGCTGGAAACCTTCGACCGTTCGGCCGGGTCGATCACGGCGGCGGTCAAGAAATTGCAGGCATCGTCCAGCTATGACGCGCTGCTGATCGCCGACAGCGGGCGCGTGGCGCTCCAGATCGCGCCGGTGGTGCGGAAGAATGGCGGGGCCAATGCGCGGCTGCTGGGGACGGAACTGTGGAACACCGACAATGCGCTGGCGTCCAGCCCGGTGCTGCGCGGGGCATGGTTCGCCAGCGTGTCGGACGGCCTCTATCGCCAGCTCGCCACCAAATATCGGGCGCGCTACGGCAATGCGCCATTCCGACTGTCGGCGCTGGGCTATGACGCGGTGCTGCTGACGGTGCGGATCGCGCGCGACTGGAAGGTCGGGACGCCGTTCCCCGCGGGACGGCTGCGCGATTCGGGCGGTTTCGCCGGGATCGACGGCGCATTCCGCTTCAACCGCGACGGCGTGGCGGAAAGGGCGCTGCAGGTATCCGAGGTGGGCGCGGGCGCCTTCACCGTCGTCGATGCCGCGCCGCGCAGCTTCGCCGACTGAAGCGGTCAGACGCGGTTGAGCGGCAGGATCACCGGCCGCCCGGCTTCCTCCCCGATCCAGGCGTCGATGCCATAGACGCGGGCGAGATGAGCCCGCGTCAGCACCTGCATCGGCGGGCCGTCCGCCACGACTTCGCCCCGGTTCATCAGGACCAGCCGGTCGCAATAGCGCGCCGCCATGCCAAGGTCGTGCAGGACGGTCACGATCAGCGCGCCCGATCGGGCCTCCGCGCTCAGCAGCGCCATGACGTCGATCTGATGCCCCGGGTCGAGGGCGGCAAGCGGCTCGTCCGCGACCAGCGCGGGAGCGCCCACCGCCAACGCGCGGGCCAACAGGACGCGGGCCCGCTCCCCGCCCGACAGTTCCGTCGCGATGCGGCCCTTCAGATGCAGCACATCCGCTCGGGTCAAAGCCGCGTCGACCATTTCCTCGTCGGCGGGCGTGAGCCGTGACAGGGGCCCCAGATGCGGCAGGCGGCCCAGCGCAACCAGCCGCTCGACCGCCAGAGGCCAGTGCAGCGTCTGGCCCTGCGGCAGATAGGCGAGATGCTTTGCGATGTCGCGCCGGGACAGGGCGGCGACATCCCGGCCGTCGATCGAGACCCGCCCGGCGCTCAGCGGCACAAGCCCCAGCATCGCGCGGATCATGGATGATTTTCCCGCGCCATTGGGACCGATGATGCCGACCAGCTGGCCGGGGTCGAAGCCTAGCGTGACGCCCTGCACCGCGGCATGGCGGCCGAGGCGCACACCCATTTCCTCGATCCGGATCGTCACCATAGCCGCCGCTCCCGCATCAGGTGGACAAGGAAGACCGGCACGCCCAGCATGGCGGTGAGTACGCCCAGCTTCAGTTCATTGGTCGTGGGGATCAGCCGCACGCCGATGTCGGCGAAGGTCAGCAGCGCCGCACCGCCCAGCATGGACGGAAGCAGGATGGCGGAGGGCGAACGGTCCGTCAGCGGGCGGACCAGATGCGGCACGATCAGGCCGATGAAGCCGATCGAGCCCGACACCGCCACCGCGCCGCCGACCCCGATCGCGACGCCCAGCATCAACCGCAGCCGCGCCCATTTGAGGTCGACGCCCAGCGCCTGCGCGCCATCCTCGCCCAAGGTGAGCGCGTCGAGCGTCCGTCCGTCGGCGATCAGCAGCGCCGCGCCGGCGAGCACGCAGGGCAGCGCCGTCAACACATGGGCATAGCTGCGATTCTCAAGGCTCCCCATCAGCCAGCTCATGATCTCCATCGCCGCGAAGGGGTTGGGCGACAGGTTGAGCGACAGGCTGATCCCCGCCCCCGCCAGCGTGGCGATGGCGATGCCCGCGAGGATCAGCGTCAGCGGGCTTTCCGATGGCCCGGCCAGCAGGAAAAGCCCGCCGATGGCGATCATCCCGGTCAGGATGGCGAGCAGCGGCAGGGCGAGCACATGCATCTGCGCCAACCCGAAATAGAGCGCGTAGACCGCCCCCAGCGCCGCCGCGTTGGACGCGCCCAGCACGGACGGTTCGGCCAGCGGATTGCGGAGATAGCCTTGCAGCGCCGCCCCCGCG
This genomic window from Sphingobium cloacae contains:
- a CDS encoding group II truncated hemoglobin, with product MTSAPPPTPYEHIGSEPVVRAIVDHFYDLLETDPNFAGLRALHAADLGPVRHGLTRFLVGWLGGPRDWFERGTCVMSLHRAFPITPALADQWSLAMACAIAAQEKMDRAMGDAMAEALGHMAGGMVNAALEDSEAS
- a CDS encoding DedA family protein yields the protein MTDFVLRLIDAGGYWGIFLLMVLENVFPPVPSELIMGIGGIRVGQGRMEMEWLLLAGTIGTTVGNYFWYLVGHILGFGRLKPLVDRYGRWATLEWKDVEALDRLFGKYGQIVVFIFRFMPAFRTMISLPAGLFRMGHVKFLLWTTGGALIWNIVLAYAGYVLGQNFRDIDKYVGPAATACVIGAIILYLWRLATWKPRG
- the gshB gene encoding glutathione synthase; its protein translation is MTQLNPLTVAVQMDPMEGINIEGDSTFHIMLAARERGHRLYHYLAPDLTYREGRVLAKARPVRVQKVAGDHFIFGEPEMLDLGRDVDVVLMRQDPPFDLSYITATHLLERVQAETLVVNDPAAVRDAPEKLFVLDYARFMPPTMITRDLEEVRSFLARHGEIVVKPLYGNAGNAVFHVGQSGANLSALVELFKSSWVEPFMVQAFIPGVAKGDKRIVLVDGEVAGAVNRIPGAGEIRSNLAVGGSAAKTQLTGKEEEICAALGPELKRRGLLFVGIDVIGGEWLTEINVTSPTGIVSIDAFNGTDTGGMIWDAIDARLAARAAA
- a CDS encoding YraN family protein → MRKQAAEKRGRQAERIAAWWLRLKGWQILARRARTPAGEVDLVARRGTMIAFVEVKARATDADLDLAIDERRLSRVAAAAEILFHDHAKPGDDMRIDVMLLAPGRPPRHLANVWHGG
- the rsmI gene encoding 16S rRNA (cytidine(1402)-2'-O)-methyltransferase, translated to METQHSGLEPGLYIVAGPIGNLGDLTPRAAEILRRADVIAVEDTRVSARLLRHAGSERPMIPYHDHSAEGVRARLIERMAGESVALLSDAGTPLISDPGYKLVRDARAAGRRITTLPGPSAAIAALTLSGLPTDRFLFMGFLPAKAKARADALAEVVALRATLIFYESGPRLSDSLAAMAEGLGDREAAVSREISKAFEETATGTLTQLSARYADAPPRGEIVVIVGPPGEAPPASGEDADAALLDAMARLPVSKAAGEVAKKLGLDRRALYARAMELKG
- a CDS encoding penicillin-binding protein activator — encoded protein: MTETDAPRQADIWTATKRGARILFAAGTLLLAACQSIVPKGQQPAPPPPPTGPDVTQGLPTDTERHRVALLVPMSGTNAGVGQSIANATTLALLDTKADKLRITTYDTNLGAAAAVNKALADGNRLILGPLLADDARVIGPIAARANVPVISFSNDVSVAGKGTYILGYNPNQSIERVIGFAREKGLSRFAGLVPKGVYGERAGTAMLRAVEQAGGNVVALETFDRSAGSITAAVKKLQASSSYDALLIADSGRVALQIAPVVRKNGGANARLLGTELWNTDNALASSPVLRGAWFASVSDGLYRQLATKYRARYGNAPFRLSALGYDAVLLTVRIARDWKVGTPFPAGRLRDSGGFAGIDGAFRFNRDGVAERALQVSEVGAGAFTVVDAAPRSFAD
- a CDS encoding ABC transporter ATP-binding protein — translated: MVTIRIEEMGVRLGRHAAVQGVTLGFDPGQLVGIIGPNGAGKSSMIRAMLGLVPLSAGRVSIDGRDVAALSRRDIAKHLAYLPQGQTLHWPLAVERLVALGRLPHLGPLSRLTPADEEMVDAALTRADVLHLKGRIATELSGGERARVLLARALAVGAPALVADEPLAALDPGHQIDVMALLSAEARSGALIVTVLHDLGMAARYCDRLVLMNRGEVVADGPPMQVLTRAHLARVYGIDAWIGEEAGRPVILPLNRV
- a CDS encoding FecCD family ABC transporter permease, which codes for MMHARRRHPLLLPTLVLLIVLAAGGSVMLGAVPISLPRLWAVMTGGGDEVARAILIDLRVPRMILGLLVGGMLGLAGAALQGYLRNPLAEPSVLGASNAAALGAVYALYFGLAQMHVLALPLLAILTGMIAIGGLFLLAGPSESPLTLILAGIAIATLAGAGISLSLNLSPNPFAAMEIMSWLMGSLENRSYAHVLTALPCVLAGAALLIADGRTLDALTLGEDGAQALGVDLKWARLRLMLGVAIGVGGAVAVSGSIGFIGLIVPHLVRPLTDRSPSAILLPSMLGGAALLTFADIGVRLIPTTNELKLGVLTAMLGVPVFLVHLMRERRLW